In Spirosoma pollinicola, the genomic window GATTTTGCCCGGTCGAAAAATATTGACCGGCCCACCATGATCGCTATTCTGGAAGAAGTCTTCCGGACAATGATTCGTAAAAAATACGGGACCGACGAAAATTTTGACGTTATCATTAACGCCGAAAGTGGCGATCTTGAGATGTGGCGTACACGCGAAATTGTAGACGACAACTCCGAGGATATTTGGGATTACGATAAAATCCCACTCGCTGAAGCCCGTAAAATTCAGGACGACTTTGAAGTTGGCGAACAGGTTGCCGAAGAAGTAAAGCTGGATGATTTTGGTCGCCGGGTTGTGCAAACGGCTCGCCAGACGCTCATTCAGAAGATAAAGGACATGGAGAAAGAGCTCCTTTATCAAAAATATAAAGATCAGGTAGGCGATTTGGTTGGTGCCGAAGTGTACCAATTATTGAAGCATGAAATCATCCTTGTCGATAGCGAAGGCAACGAACTGAGCCTGCCACGTACCGAGCAGATTTCGAAAGATCGTTACCGTAAAGGTGAAGCAGTGAAAGCTGTTATTACCCGGGTAGAGATGTTGAATGGCACGCCTAAAATTGTGCTGTCCCGTACCTCACCAGTCTTTCTGGAACGACTTTTTGAGATTGAAGTGCCGGAAATTTATGATGGCCTGATTTCTATTCGCAAGATTGTCCGGGAACCGGGCGAGCGGGCGAAAGTTGCCGTTGAATCCTACGACGATCGCATTGATCCTGTTGGCGCCTGCGTAGGTATGAAAGGCTCGCGGATACACGGTATCGTGCGTGAACTTGGCAACGAGAATATCGACGTTATCAACTATACCGAAAACCTCGAACTACTGATCAGCCGGGCACTTAGCCCCGCCAAAATCAGTTCTATGCAGATTGACCGCGAAACAAAGCGCGTGTCGGTTTTCCTGAAGCCCGACCAGGTATCACTGGCTATTGGTAAAGGTGGTCAGAATATTAAACTGGCAGGTCGATTAGTGGACATGGAAATTGACGTGTTCCGCGATAACGAAGGCCAGGAAGACGATGAAGACGTTGACCTCATGGAATTCTCCGATGAGATTGACGAATGGATGATCCAGGAACTTCGCAAAGTTGGCCTCGACACGGCCAAAAGTGTGCTGGCTCTGAACAAGGAAGAACTTGTTCGCCGAACCGATCTTGAAGAAGATACCGTCGAAGAGATTCTGAATATCCTTAAGCAGGAGTTTGAGTAAGTTAACTAATGAAAAAGTTAAGAATGAAGAATACTTGTACGATCATTTATTCTTCATTCTTAACTTTTCACCCTTCATTATCAGAATGAGGGATTTTTATTGTTGGAACTGGTGTTAATACCATACCAACAACTATTAAATTTGCCGAATATAAACCGAAGTATGGCAGAAGAAAAGTCAATGCGCCTGAGCCAAGTGGCAAAAATTCTCAACAAAGGCTTGTCCTCTGTTGCGAGTAGTCTGTCTGCCAAAGGGTTTAAGGTTGAGATTAATCCTAACACCAAAATC contains:
- the nusA gene encoding transcription termination factor NusA, encoding MTSGLLIESFADFARSKNIDRPTMIAILEEVFRTMIRKKYGTDENFDVIINAESGDLEMWRTREIVDDNSEDIWDYDKIPLAEARKIQDDFEVGEQVAEEVKLDDFGRRVVQTARQTLIQKIKDMEKELLYQKYKDQVGDLVGAEVYQLLKHEIILVDSEGNELSLPRTEQISKDRYRKGEAVKAVITRVEMLNGTPKIVLSRTSPVFLERLFEIEVPEIYDGLISIRKIVREPGERAKVAVESYDDRIDPVGACVGMKGSRIHGIVRELGNENIDVINYTENLELLISRALSPAKISSMQIDRETKRVSVFLKPDQVSLAIGKGGQNIKLAGRLVDMEIDVFRDNEGQEDDEDVDLMEFSDEIDEWMIQELRKVGLDTAKSVLALNKEELVRRTDLEEDTVEEILNILKQEFE